A stretch of the Vicia villosa cultivar HV-30 ecotype Madison, WI unplaced genomic scaffold, Vvil1.0 ctg.000177F_1_1, whole genome shotgun sequence genome encodes the following:
- the LOC131625008 gene encoding pentatricopeptide repeat-containing protein At5g15280, mitochondrial-like isoform X1 codes for MLNSLTTLRRHSPNLLSSLHHLTTKTTTIPSLSINSHLNPSLKPHLLELSTVIPDITRQFWRVPVLKTQHVLQILLGFQSECSKVGICVEKVRSLYEIFKWGVEKNNTHFLQSYEVMSLLLVHAGLFTEAENLITSLEGKGVSLGGVSSGIFDKLIEGYVSEKQLEKAVFVYEKMKEGRMVPSRLSYRVLLDYLVKMKRTQTAFRVAFDLVELGESLCGDEMRNVEDAMVLLCVEGKIQEARSLIRKVLRLENYEVSSLVFDEIAFGYCEKKDFKDLISFFVEVNCIPSVIAGNRVMNSMCKSYDVERASLFLKELESVGFCPNEATYGMLIGWSCYEGKMKNALSYLSVMLSKSFVPRLCTYNALISGLFKVGMLENAKDILDEMIDRGMVPDISTFRVLIAGYCKSRRFDKVKSLVREMESRGLVNLSSTESPLSKAFQILGLNPLNVRLKRDNNKKLFKAEFFDEMGNGLYLDTNVDEFENHVNSVLGESVLPDFNSSVMKECSSNNIKIALVLVEEMLCWGQELLLPEYSKLVRQLCSSRSQITSVIKLLEKMPRSARKLDHETLNLVVQAYIKKGLLCRAKSLLDEMLQNKFHIENSTYTSLLVPLCKKGNMKDFNYYWNIACRNKWLPKLEEFKHLLGHICHQKMLPEALQFLEIMLLAYPLQRLDIYHTFLKVLSSEGLTDTALVILKQLQFYSFFDQASYNNLIRGLCNERKFSLAFTILDDMLQRNFAPCLDVSVLLIPQLCKARRYDKAIALKDIILKEQPSVSHSADCALICGFCYSGNIEKADSLFRDLLSKGLILDDELCNMLIQGHCKTNDLRIVGELLGVAIRKSMELSLLSYKNLVRSMCMKGRVPVALSLKNFMFARCSLDDVIGYNILIFYLLSSGNRSVVDKILTEMEEKKVILDEVGQNNLVYGFLQCKDLSGSLHYLTSMILTGLKPSSRSLRKVISSLCDVGEVQKAVELSREMGLRGWIHDSIIQTRIVENLLSHGLVKEAESFLDRMEEESLTPDNINYDYLIKRFCQYGRLKKAVHLLNTMLKKSNIPISTSYDFLIHGLCAQNELDIASNFYSEMQNWNLKPRIDTVERLVFSFCEHGRTEQAEQFLVDMIRGGETPTRKMYCAVIKNYHAEKNLKKASELVQAMQEKGYQPEFDIHWSLISNLSNAKEKDAYDVVRCGVNVFVKVVARIGEVSKSLNGGCALLHSLNGGGSRGKRQRHREDVVHPLKVSMEDLYLGTYKKLSLNVVFLTMEGASQVQKKGWKSYCRAHFVPHWSFMFALTLAKLLLLISLRLKRKGTRT; via the exons ATGCTCAACTCTCTCACCACTCTGCGTCGCCACTCCCCAAACCTCCTCTCTTCTCTACACCACCTCACCACCAAAACAACAACCATTCCTTCCCTTTCCATCAACTCACACCTTAACCCTTCTCTTAAACCCCACCTTCTAGAACTATCCACCGTTATCCCCGATATCACGCGCCAATTTTGGAGGGTTCCAGTTTTGAAAACCCAGCACGTGCTCCAAATTCTACTTGGTTTTCAATCCGAGTGTTCAAAAGTTGGTATTTGCGTTGAAAAGGTTCGATCTTTGTACGAAATTTTCAAATGGGGTGTTGAGAAAAATAACACCCATTTTTTGCAATCTTACGAGGTTATGTCATTGCTTCTTGTTCATGCTGGGTTGTTTACAGAAGCTGAGAATTTGATTACTTCATTAGAGGGTAAAGGTGTTTCTTTAGGGGGAGTCAGTAGTGGGATTTTTGATAAACTAATTGAAGGGTATGTTAGTGAGAAGCAATTGGAAAAAGCGGTTTTTGTGTATGAGAAAATGAAGGAAGGAAGAATGGTTCCTTCGAGGTTGTCTTATCGGGTTCTGCTTGATTActtggtgaagatgaagagaacaCAGACTGCGTTTCGCGTGGCGTTTGATTTGGTGGAATTGGGTGAGTCTTTGTGTGGTGATGAGATGAGAAATGTAGAAGATGCTATGGTTTTGCTTTGCGTTGAGGGGAAGATTCAAGAAGCGAGAAGCTTGATCCGAAAGGTGTTGCGTTTGGAAAACTATGAGGTTAGTAGCTTGGTTTTCGATGAAATTGCATTTGGGTATTGTGAGAAGAAGGACTTTAAGGATTTGATTAGTTTCTTTGTTGAAGTAAATTGTATTCCTAGTGTGATAGCTGGAAATAGAGTTATGAATTCGATGTGTAAAAGCTATGATGTAGAAAGAGCGAGTTTGTTTTTGAAGGAACTCGAAAGTGTAGGTTTTTGTCCTAATGAAGCAACCTATGGGATGTTAATTGGTTGGAGTTGTTATGAAGGGAAAATGAAAAATGCGTTGAGTTACTTATCGGTTATGCTGTCGAAAAGCTTTGTGCCGCGTTTATGTACTTATAATGCTCTTATAAGTGGATTGTTTAAAGTAGGTATGTTAGAGAATGCTAAGGATATTCTTGATGAGATGATTGATAGGGGAATGGTACCTGATATTTCGACTTTTAGGGTTCTTATAGCGGGGTATTGTAAGTCAAGACGGTTTGATAAAGTGAAAAGTTTGGTTCGTGAGATGGAGAGCCGTGGTTTGGTTAACCTTTCTTCGACGGAGAGTCCACTTTCCAAGGCGTTTCAGATTTTGGGCTTGAATCCTCTGAATGTGAGGTTGAAACGAGACAATAACAAGAAACTTTTCAAAGCAGAGTTCTTCGACGAAATGGGGAACGGGCTTTATTTAGATACTAATGTTGATGAATTTGAGAATCATGTTAATTCAGTTCTTGGAGAATCCGTGTTACCGGACTTCAATTCATCTGTTATGAAAGAATGCAGCAGCAATAACATAAAAATTGCGCTGGTTTTGGTTGAAGAGATGCTTTGTTGGGGCCAAGAATTGCTTTTGCCGGAATACTCAAAATTAGTGAGACAACTTTGTTCATCTCGCTCGCAAATCACGTCAGTTATCAAACTTTTGGAGAAAATGCCACGGTCTGCTCGCAAACTCGATCATGAAACCCTCAATTTGGTTGTTCAGGCATACATCAAGAAGGGTTTACTTTGCCGAGCAAAATCTTTACTCGATGAAATGCTTCAAAACAAATTTCATATCGAGAACTCGACGTATACCTCCTTACTCGTACCTTTATGTAAAAAAGGAAACATGAAGGACTTCAATTATTATTGGAACATTGCTTGTAGAAATAAATGGTTACCAAAGTTGGAGGAGTTTAAACATCTTCTCGGCCATATCTGCCATCAGAAAATGCTTCCCGAAGCATTACAGTTTCTCGAAATCATGCTTTTAGCATACCCTCTCCAAAGGTTAGATATATATCATACATTTCTCAAAGTACTTTCTTCTGAGGGTCTTACAGATACTGCTCTTGTAATTTTAAAACAACTACAATTTTATTCATTCTTCGATCAAGCCAGTTATAATAATCTTATAAGGGGCTTATGCAACGAGAGAAAATTTTCGCTAGCTTTTACGATATTGGATGATATGCTACAGAGAAATTTCGCACCTTGTTTGGATGTTTCAGTCTTGTTAATACCTCAACTGTGCAAGGCTCGTAGATATGACAAAGCTATTGCGCTAAAAGATATCATTTTGAAAGAACAGCCTTCAGTTTCTCATTCTGCTGATTGTGCCTTGATATGCGGATTTTGTTATTCGGGTAACATTGAGAAAGCGGATTCTCTGTTCCGAGATTTATTATCTAAAGGACTAATTTTAGATGATGAGCTTTGTAATATGCTCATTCAGGGCCACTGCAAAACTAATGACTTGAGAATAGTGGGAGAGCTACTCGGTGTTGCGATAAGAAAGAGTATGGAGCTGTCACTCTTGAGTTACAAAAACTTGGTGAGATCGATGTGTATGAAGGGTAGAGTCCCGGTCGCACTGAGCTTAAAGAACTTTATGTTTGCACGATGTTCACTTGATGACGTTATCGGATATAACATTCTTATTTTCTATCTTTTGTCTAGTGGAAACCGTTCGGTTGTTGATAAGATACTAACTGAAATGGAAGAGAAGAAGGTTATACTCGACGAAGTTGGTCAAAATAATCTTGTTTATGGCTTCTTGCAATGTAAAGATTTATCCGGTTCTTTGCATTATCTGACTAGCATGATTTTGACAGGACTCAAACCGAGTAGTCGCAGCTTAAGGAAGGTAATAAGCAGTCTGTGCGACGTCGGGGAAGTACAAAAAGCCGTGGAGTTGAGTCGAGAAATGGGATTAAGAGGATGGATACATGATTCTATCATCCAAACAAGAATTGTGGAAAATCTTCTTTCTCATGGTTTGGTAAAAGAAGCAGAAAGCTTTTTGGACAGAATGGAAGAGGAATCTCTAACTCCTGACAATATCAATTATGATTACTTGATTAAGCGTTTCTGCCAGTACGGAAGATTGAAAAAAGCAGTTCATCTTCTGAACACAATGCTAAAGAAATCCAACATACCGATTTCCACCAGCTATgattttctcattcatggattaTGTGCACAAAATGAATTAGACATAGCTTCAAATTTTTACTCTGAGATGCAAAACTGGAATCTCAAACCAAGAATCGACACAGTGGAAAGGCTCGTGTTTAGCTTCTGCGAACATGGGAGGACAGAACAAGCAGAACAGTTCTTAGTGGACATGATTCGCGGAGGCGAAACGCCAACGAGAAAAATGTATTGCGCAGTGATTAAGAATTATCACGCGGAAAAGAATCTTAAGAAGGCGTCGGAGCTCGTGCAAGCCATGCAGGAAAAGGGCTACCAGCCTGAGTTTGACATACATTGGTCTCTGATAAGCAACTTAAGCAATGCCAAAGAAAAGGATGCTTATGATG TTGTTCGGTGTGGTGTCAATGTTTTCGTTAAAGTTGTTGCCCGGATTGGAGAAGTGAGCAAATCTCTGAATGGTGGTTGTGCATTGCTTCACAGTTTGAATG GTGGTGGTAGTAGAGGCAAAAGGCAGAGACACAGGGAAGATGTTGTTCACCCTTTGAAGGTCTCTATGGAGGATCTTTACCTTGGGACATATAAGAAGCTTTCTCTAAATGTTGTGTTTTTGACGATGG AAGGAGCATCTCAAGTTCAGAAGAAGGGGTGGAAATCTTATTGTAGAGCACACTTTGTCCCTCACTGGAGCTTTATGTTTGCCCTGACTCTAGCAAAGTTGCTATTATTGATATCTTTGAG ATTGAAACGCAAAGGCACTCGAACATGA
- the LOC131625008 gene encoding pentatricopeptide repeat-containing protein At5g15280, mitochondrial-like isoform X2 — protein sequence MLNSLTTLRRHSPNLLSSLHHLTTKTTTIPSLSINSHLNPSLKPHLLELSTVIPDITRQFWRVPVLKTQHVLQILLGFQSECSKVGICVEKVRSLYEIFKWGVEKNNTHFLQSYEVMSLLLVHAGLFTEAENLITSLEGKGVSLGGVSSGIFDKLIEGYVSEKQLEKAVFVYEKMKEGRMVPSRLSYRVLLDYLVKMKRTQTAFRVAFDLVELGESLCGDEMRNVEDAMVLLCVEGKIQEARSLIRKVLRLENYEVSSLVFDEIAFGYCEKKDFKDLISFFVEVNCIPSVIAGNRVMNSMCKSYDVERASLFLKELESVGFCPNEATYGMLIGWSCYEGKMKNALSYLSVMLSKSFVPRLCTYNALISGLFKVGMLENAKDILDEMIDRGMVPDISTFRVLIAGYCKSRRFDKVKSLVREMESRGLVNLSSTESPLSKAFQILGLNPLNVRLKRDNNKKLFKAEFFDEMGNGLYLDTNVDEFENHVNSVLGESVLPDFNSSVMKECSSNNIKIALVLVEEMLCWGQELLLPEYSKLVRQLCSSRSQITSVIKLLEKMPRSARKLDHETLNLVVQAYIKKGLLCRAKSLLDEMLQNKFHIENSTYTSLLVPLCKKGNMKDFNYYWNIACRNKWLPKLEEFKHLLGHICHQKMLPEALQFLEIMLLAYPLQRLDIYHTFLKVLSSEGLTDTALVILKQLQFYSFFDQASYNNLIRGLCNERKFSLAFTILDDMLQRNFAPCLDVSVLLIPQLCKARRYDKAIALKDIILKEQPSVSHSADCALICGFCYSGNIEKADSLFRDLLSKGLILDDELCNMLIQGHCKTNDLRIVGELLGVAIRKSMELSLLSYKNLVRSMCMKGRVPVALSLKNFMFARCSLDDVIGYNILIFYLLSSGNRSVVDKILTEMEEKKVILDEVGQNNLVYGFLQCKDLSGSLHYLTSMILTGLKPSSRSLRKVISSLCDVGEVQKAVELSREMGLRGWIHDSIIQTRIVENLLSHGLVKEAESFLDRMEEESLTPDNINYDYLIKRFCQYGRLKKAVHLLNTMLKKSNIPISTSYDFLIHGLCAQNELDIASNFYSEMQNWNLKPRIDTVERLVFSFCEHGRTEQAEQFLVDMIRGGETPTRKMYCAVIKNYHAEKNLKKASELVQAMQEKGYQPEFDIHWSLISNLSNAKEKDAYDVVRCGVNVFVKVVARIGEVSKSLNGGCALLHSLNGGGSRGKRQRHREDVVHPLKKEHLKFRRRGGNLIVEHTLSLTGALCLP from the exons ATGCTCAACTCTCTCACCACTCTGCGTCGCCACTCCCCAAACCTCCTCTCTTCTCTACACCACCTCACCACCAAAACAACAACCATTCCTTCCCTTTCCATCAACTCACACCTTAACCCTTCTCTTAAACCCCACCTTCTAGAACTATCCACCGTTATCCCCGATATCACGCGCCAATTTTGGAGGGTTCCAGTTTTGAAAACCCAGCACGTGCTCCAAATTCTACTTGGTTTTCAATCCGAGTGTTCAAAAGTTGGTATTTGCGTTGAAAAGGTTCGATCTTTGTACGAAATTTTCAAATGGGGTGTTGAGAAAAATAACACCCATTTTTTGCAATCTTACGAGGTTATGTCATTGCTTCTTGTTCATGCTGGGTTGTTTACAGAAGCTGAGAATTTGATTACTTCATTAGAGGGTAAAGGTGTTTCTTTAGGGGGAGTCAGTAGTGGGATTTTTGATAAACTAATTGAAGGGTATGTTAGTGAGAAGCAATTGGAAAAAGCGGTTTTTGTGTATGAGAAAATGAAGGAAGGAAGAATGGTTCCTTCGAGGTTGTCTTATCGGGTTCTGCTTGATTActtggtgaagatgaagagaacaCAGACTGCGTTTCGCGTGGCGTTTGATTTGGTGGAATTGGGTGAGTCTTTGTGTGGTGATGAGATGAGAAATGTAGAAGATGCTATGGTTTTGCTTTGCGTTGAGGGGAAGATTCAAGAAGCGAGAAGCTTGATCCGAAAGGTGTTGCGTTTGGAAAACTATGAGGTTAGTAGCTTGGTTTTCGATGAAATTGCATTTGGGTATTGTGAGAAGAAGGACTTTAAGGATTTGATTAGTTTCTTTGTTGAAGTAAATTGTATTCCTAGTGTGATAGCTGGAAATAGAGTTATGAATTCGATGTGTAAAAGCTATGATGTAGAAAGAGCGAGTTTGTTTTTGAAGGAACTCGAAAGTGTAGGTTTTTGTCCTAATGAAGCAACCTATGGGATGTTAATTGGTTGGAGTTGTTATGAAGGGAAAATGAAAAATGCGTTGAGTTACTTATCGGTTATGCTGTCGAAAAGCTTTGTGCCGCGTTTATGTACTTATAATGCTCTTATAAGTGGATTGTTTAAAGTAGGTATGTTAGAGAATGCTAAGGATATTCTTGATGAGATGATTGATAGGGGAATGGTACCTGATATTTCGACTTTTAGGGTTCTTATAGCGGGGTATTGTAAGTCAAGACGGTTTGATAAAGTGAAAAGTTTGGTTCGTGAGATGGAGAGCCGTGGTTTGGTTAACCTTTCTTCGACGGAGAGTCCACTTTCCAAGGCGTTTCAGATTTTGGGCTTGAATCCTCTGAATGTGAGGTTGAAACGAGACAATAACAAGAAACTTTTCAAAGCAGAGTTCTTCGACGAAATGGGGAACGGGCTTTATTTAGATACTAATGTTGATGAATTTGAGAATCATGTTAATTCAGTTCTTGGAGAATCCGTGTTACCGGACTTCAATTCATCTGTTATGAAAGAATGCAGCAGCAATAACATAAAAATTGCGCTGGTTTTGGTTGAAGAGATGCTTTGTTGGGGCCAAGAATTGCTTTTGCCGGAATACTCAAAATTAGTGAGACAACTTTGTTCATCTCGCTCGCAAATCACGTCAGTTATCAAACTTTTGGAGAAAATGCCACGGTCTGCTCGCAAACTCGATCATGAAACCCTCAATTTGGTTGTTCAGGCATACATCAAGAAGGGTTTACTTTGCCGAGCAAAATCTTTACTCGATGAAATGCTTCAAAACAAATTTCATATCGAGAACTCGACGTATACCTCCTTACTCGTACCTTTATGTAAAAAAGGAAACATGAAGGACTTCAATTATTATTGGAACATTGCTTGTAGAAATAAATGGTTACCAAAGTTGGAGGAGTTTAAACATCTTCTCGGCCATATCTGCCATCAGAAAATGCTTCCCGAAGCATTACAGTTTCTCGAAATCATGCTTTTAGCATACCCTCTCCAAAGGTTAGATATATATCATACATTTCTCAAAGTACTTTCTTCTGAGGGTCTTACAGATACTGCTCTTGTAATTTTAAAACAACTACAATTTTATTCATTCTTCGATCAAGCCAGTTATAATAATCTTATAAGGGGCTTATGCAACGAGAGAAAATTTTCGCTAGCTTTTACGATATTGGATGATATGCTACAGAGAAATTTCGCACCTTGTTTGGATGTTTCAGTCTTGTTAATACCTCAACTGTGCAAGGCTCGTAGATATGACAAAGCTATTGCGCTAAAAGATATCATTTTGAAAGAACAGCCTTCAGTTTCTCATTCTGCTGATTGTGCCTTGATATGCGGATTTTGTTATTCGGGTAACATTGAGAAAGCGGATTCTCTGTTCCGAGATTTATTATCTAAAGGACTAATTTTAGATGATGAGCTTTGTAATATGCTCATTCAGGGCCACTGCAAAACTAATGACTTGAGAATAGTGGGAGAGCTACTCGGTGTTGCGATAAGAAAGAGTATGGAGCTGTCACTCTTGAGTTACAAAAACTTGGTGAGATCGATGTGTATGAAGGGTAGAGTCCCGGTCGCACTGAGCTTAAAGAACTTTATGTTTGCACGATGTTCACTTGATGACGTTATCGGATATAACATTCTTATTTTCTATCTTTTGTCTAGTGGAAACCGTTCGGTTGTTGATAAGATACTAACTGAAATGGAAGAGAAGAAGGTTATACTCGACGAAGTTGGTCAAAATAATCTTGTTTATGGCTTCTTGCAATGTAAAGATTTATCCGGTTCTTTGCATTATCTGACTAGCATGATTTTGACAGGACTCAAACCGAGTAGTCGCAGCTTAAGGAAGGTAATAAGCAGTCTGTGCGACGTCGGGGAAGTACAAAAAGCCGTGGAGTTGAGTCGAGAAATGGGATTAAGAGGATGGATACATGATTCTATCATCCAAACAAGAATTGTGGAAAATCTTCTTTCTCATGGTTTGGTAAAAGAAGCAGAAAGCTTTTTGGACAGAATGGAAGAGGAATCTCTAACTCCTGACAATATCAATTATGATTACTTGATTAAGCGTTTCTGCCAGTACGGAAGATTGAAAAAAGCAGTTCATCTTCTGAACACAATGCTAAAGAAATCCAACATACCGATTTCCACCAGCTATgattttctcattcatggattaTGTGCACAAAATGAATTAGACATAGCTTCAAATTTTTACTCTGAGATGCAAAACTGGAATCTCAAACCAAGAATCGACACAGTGGAAAGGCTCGTGTTTAGCTTCTGCGAACATGGGAGGACAGAACAAGCAGAACAGTTCTTAGTGGACATGATTCGCGGAGGCGAAACGCCAACGAGAAAAATGTATTGCGCAGTGATTAAGAATTATCACGCGGAAAAGAATCTTAAGAAGGCGTCGGAGCTCGTGCAAGCCATGCAGGAAAAGGGCTACCAGCCTGAGTTTGACATACATTGGTCTCTGATAAGCAACTTAAGCAATGCCAAAGAAAAGGATGCTTATGATG TTGTTCGGTGTGGTGTCAATGTTTTCGTTAAAGTTGTTGCCCGGATTGGAGAAGTGAGCAAATCTCTGAATGGTGGTTGTGCATTGCTTCACAGTTTGAATG GTGGTGGTAGTAGAGGCAAAAGGCAGAGACACAGGGAAGATGTTGTTCACCCTTTGAAG AAGGAGCATCTCAAGTTCAGAAGAAGGGGTGGAAATCTTATTGTAGAGCACACTTTGTCCCTCACTGGAGCTTTATGTTTGCCCTGA